In the genome of Asterias amurensis chromosome 16, ASM3211899v1, one region contains:
- the LOC139949259 gene encoding alpha-1B adrenergic receptor-like, translating to MAATATGQDLTSSSSYLVTYNDTGNTGYESTPFYESTSPGTNDDYEGEFKFDDYTQRCIVSGIFIVVCIVGTFGNGLVILAVLLSRKLRTVTNVFVVNLAAADLLVCFVLPWNAVGLLTKPGDGWPLPDQLCVAVALLSFTCVGCSLYTLATIAINRWMLITRPSRTYRTCYTPVYLAAMIVIVWLVPFLVAFVPPMFGLGALGYTEKYSTCTHKNAHPLAMYYSLLQSVVLFPVPFVIIIVSYVKIFKHVKQHTKVMKDQSEMSVETSNNRDSTHESVNTRDSAIRGTSKTDLSPRRSRDASVIKKRLSRRQVEITKNLFYVVCAFTICIVPYGVALLIPPSDPVIPWTGALLVINSCINPIIYATKHPYFKQVFRLMLGCQCGKIPEQSNFLRSVRSTVRRT from the coding sequence ATGGCAGCGACCGCAACAGGTCAAGACCTGACTTCAAGCTCATCGTATCTCGTCACTTATAATGACACCGGGAACACGGGGTACGAAAGCACCCCCTTCTACGAGTCCACATCCCCGGGGACGAACGACGACTATGAAGGGGAGTTTAAATTTGACGACTACACTCAAAGGTGCATTGTGTCGGGCATTTTCATCGTCGTCTGTATCGTAGGGACTTTCGGCAATGGATTGGTCATCCTTGCCGTCTTGCTGTCCAGAAAACTGCGGACGGTCACCAATGTCTTCGTGGTCAACCTTGCAGCAGCTGATCTCCTGGTGTGCTTCGTGCTGCCTTGGAACGCCGTGGGACTACTGACCAAACCGGGAGACGGGTGGCCACTGCCGGATCAACTCTGCGTAGCTGTGGCATTGCTTAGCTTCACCTGCGTAGGGTGTAGTTTATACACCCTAGCCACCATCGCCATCAACAGGTGGATGTTAATAACACGGCCTTCTAGGACATACAGGACTTGTTACACTCCAGTCTATCTCGCGGCAATGATCGTCATCGTCTGGCTGGTGCCGTTCTTGGTAGCCTTCGTCCCGCCTATGTTTGGGCTGGGTGCGCTGGGCTACACGGAGAAATACAGCACCTGTACGCATAAGAACGCGCATCCTTTAGCGATGTACTACAGTCTTCTCCAATCTGTGGTCTTATTCCCAGTCCCCTtcgtcatcatcatcgtcaGCTACGTGAAGATCTTCAAGCACGTGAAGCAGCACACCAAAGTGATGAAGGACCAGTCTGAGATGTCTGTTGAGACTTCAAACAACCGCGACTCCACCCACGAGTCAGTGAACACACGGGACAGCGCCATCCGTGGTACCTCAAAGACAGACCTGTCTCCCAGGCGGTCCCGAGACGCGAGCGTCATCAAGAAACGCCTCAGTAGACGTCAGGTCGAGATAACCAAGAACCTTTTCTATGTCGTGTGCGCGTTCACCATCTGCATCGTGCCGTACGGAGTGGCCCTCTTGATACCTCCAAGCGACCCGGTCATTCCGTGGACGGGAGCTTTACTTGTGATTAACAGCTGTATCAACCCCATCATCTACGCCACGAAACACCCGTACTTCAAGCAGGTCTTCAGGCTCATGCTGGGGTGCCAATGTGGTAAGATACCCGAGCAGTCAAACTTCCTCCGCTCAGTGAGGTCTACGGTGAGGCGAACGTGA